From the Ruania alkalisoli genome, one window contains:
- a CDS encoding polysaccharide lyase 8 family protein codes for METSESTYAMIKRSVIRGTGVLSAEGTILQVETEAAAAAPPFDDMRARWAQGLIGANIESTAPEYAAIISEINSKTEYALARLEASSTSTAVFTDIPLGSKSQALVATAVRIQEMATAFAVPGTDYTSDGTVLNNIIEALEALHRIEYHVGATEYDNWHNWEIGCPQVIIDTLILCHEGIPTALRESLAATVDYFTPDPNYMTLRQGTNKLATGANLVDLCRVVAVAGLAVESPTRVAAAASALPRAFGTVTAGDGFHADGGFIQHNHVPYTGGYGLALLKNAALVLPVLAGTTWEVTDPRVLELYDAIEAGYIPAVFNARMMDSLRGRYVAVETSSEYTTGHLTLEYVLRLADGLDPGRRSAWRAVCKGWLDRCAVDPINDGRGVLDRLPRVALFNDVRNDSTVAVAPEPVEHRSYGSMARSMHRRSGWAVTVAASSKRIAYFEHGGSTGENLRGWHQGLGMTYVYDDDSAQYADSFWPTVDPYKLPGTTTDQAPLADGAGGAYGAALPASAFGGGTTDGEDGCLGQVLSGLLTEIHATKSWFFIEDVVIQLGAAISGASGHPIYSVLSNRKVPTSTAPAVHVDGVQQPVAAAWSGDFTDPSWTHDGRHGVVLLESSPVSVAFEERSGSWAAIRRGGSTDAITRSYLTQWIDHGVDPEDSSYAFALLPTASAKRTAAFARNPGVTVLSNSADIQAVRSDRARLVAANFFTPGSLTVGRRPRVIYADAPCSVMIRRKGGCLQVSLSDPTQESTSLELRLEGLGASRSSGDRTVAVAQEGMTAVLTVDVSGGDGRSHHVQLVQGV; via the coding sequence ATGGAAACCAGTGAATCGACGTACGCCATGATCAAACGGTCGGTCATACGCGGAACAGGCGTGTTGTCGGCGGAAGGAACCATCCTTCAAGTCGAGACCGAGGCGGCGGCGGCTGCGCCACCTTTCGACGACATGCGAGCACGGTGGGCACAGGGCCTGATCGGTGCCAACATCGAGTCGACCGCACCCGAGTACGCTGCCATCATCTCCGAGATCAATTCGAAGACCGAGTACGCACTGGCCCGTCTGGAGGCGAGCTCGACCTCGACGGCGGTGTTCACTGACATTCCGCTGGGTAGCAAGTCCCAAGCCCTGGTAGCAACGGCCGTCAGAATCCAGGAGATGGCAACGGCGTTCGCGGTACCTGGAACTGATTACACCAGTGACGGCACCGTGCTGAACAACATCATCGAGGCACTCGAAGCACTTCACCGCATTGAGTACCACGTCGGAGCGACCGAGTACGACAACTGGCACAACTGGGAGATCGGCTGCCCACAGGTCATCATCGACACCTTGATCCTGTGCCACGAAGGTATCCCGACAGCCTTGCGCGAGAGTCTCGCGGCGACGGTCGACTACTTCACCCCCGACCCCAACTACATGACCTTGCGGCAGGGGACGAACAAACTGGCGACTGGTGCCAATCTTGTTGACCTGTGCCGAGTCGTCGCTGTGGCAGGACTCGCCGTCGAAAGCCCGACCCGGGTCGCCGCCGCCGCATCAGCGCTCCCTCGCGCCTTCGGCACCGTCACAGCCGGAGACGGCTTTCACGCTGATGGTGGCTTCATCCAACACAACCATGTGCCTTACACAGGTGGCTACGGCCTCGCGCTTCTCAAGAACGCCGCACTCGTCCTTCCCGTTCTCGCGGGCACCACCTGGGAAGTGACTGACCCCCGGGTGCTCGAACTGTATGACGCGATCGAAGCGGGCTACATCCCCGCAGTGTTCAACGCCCGGATGATGGACTCGCTACGGGGACGCTATGTCGCGGTGGAGACGTCTAGCGAGTACACCACGGGACACTTGACCTTGGAGTACGTTCTGCGGCTCGCGGACGGTCTCGATCCGGGCCGACGATCGGCCTGGCGGGCTGTCTGCAAGGGCTGGCTGGATCGGTGCGCCGTCGACCCGATCAACGACGGCCGCGGAGTCCTCGACAGGCTTCCGCGCGTTGCGCTCTTCAATGATGTGCGGAACGACAGCACCGTGGCCGTCGCCCCAGAGCCGGTCGAGCACCGTAGCTACGGCAGTATGGCCCGCTCGATGCACCGGCGAAGCGGATGGGCCGTCACCGTTGCGGCCAGCAGCAAGCGCATCGCCTACTTCGAGCACGGTGGTAGCACCGGGGAGAACCTGCGAGGTTGGCACCAGGGGCTCGGCATGACCTACGTCTATGACGACGACTCAGCGCAGTACGCCGATTCCTTCTGGCCAACCGTCGATCCCTACAAGCTTCCAGGAACCACCACAGACCAGGCCCCACTCGCGGACGGCGCAGGCGGAGCGTACGGAGCGGCGCTTCCCGCGAGCGCCTTTGGAGGAGGCACCACCGATGGCGAGGACGGCTGTCTGGGTCAGGTCCTGTCTGGGCTGCTCACCGAGATCCATGCCACCAAGTCTTGGTTCTTCATCGAAGACGTCGTCATCCAGCTCGGCGCCGCGATCTCAGGCGCTAGCGGCCATCCGATCTACTCCGTGCTCTCTAACCGGAAGGTCCCCACGTCGACGGCACCCGCAGTGCATGTCGACGGTGTGCAGCAGCCCGTGGCTGCGGCATGGTCTGGTGACTTTACGGACCCAAGTTGGACCCACGACGGCAGGCATGGCGTTGTGCTTCTGGAGTCGAGCCCGGTATCAGTCGCCTTCGAGGAACGATCAGGAAGCTGGGCAGCCATAAGGCGTGGAGGGTCGACCGATGCCATCACCCGCTCATATCTGACGCAATGGATTGACCACGGAGTGGATCCTGAGGATTCCTCTTACGCCTTTGCCCTCCTGCCGACCGCAAGCGCGAAGCGGACTGCAGCGTTCGCGCGCAACCCAGGAGTCACGGTGCTGTCCAACTCGGCAGACATCCAGGCCGTGCGCAGCGACCGGGCACGTCTGGTGGCTGCCAACTTCTTCACGCCCGGTAGTCTCACCGTAGGACGCCGACCCCGCGTCATCTACGCGGACGCACCGTGTTCTGTCATGATTCGACGCAAGGGCGGATGTCTCCAGGTCAGCCTCTCCGACCCGACCCAGGAGTCGACATCTCTCGAATTGCGCCTCGAGGGGCTTGGGGCCTCCCGGTCCAGCGGAGATAGGACCGTAGCCGTTGCCCAGGAAGGGATGACAGCAGTCCTCACCGTGGACGTCTCAGGCGGCGACGGTAGGAGCCATCACGTGCAACTTGTCCAGGGGGTCTAG
- a CDS encoding ABC transporter permease, producing the protein MMVFIGFFYLPLLGNVIAFKDYQPFIGILESEWVGLDNFRVLWSGDPEFLNALKNTLIITALQLMFTFPVPIALALLMNSLLSQAFKRWVQSILYLPYFLSWVVVVAIFQHILGYNGPLESFMAAIGGPEPQIIGNPDFFKPLLILQDIWKNAGWGTILFLAALGGIDEGLYQAAAVDGASRWRQLWHVTLPGIRSVVILILILRIGDILTVGFEQIILQQQAVGRDVSEVLDTYVYNNGILGGDWGTSAAVGLVKGVIGVGLVLLANKLAHMFGEAGIYRKAQR; encoded by the coding sequence ATGATGGTCTTCATCGGATTCTTCTACCTGCCGCTGCTCGGAAATGTCATTGCGTTCAAGGACTACCAGCCTTTCATTGGCATTCTTGAGTCCGAGTGGGTGGGGCTCGACAATTTCCGGGTGCTGTGGAGCGGTGATCCGGAGTTCTTGAATGCTCTGAAGAACACCCTCATCATCACGGCTCTTCAGTTGATGTTCACGTTTCCGGTCCCCATCGCGCTAGCGCTGCTGATGAACAGCTTACTATCGCAGGCATTCAAGCGCTGGGTCCAGTCGATTCTCTATCTGCCATACTTCCTTTCCTGGGTGGTGGTAGTTGCGATCTTTCAACACATCTTGGGATATAATGGCCCTCTCGAATCCTTCATGGCTGCGATCGGTGGACCGGAGCCGCAGATCATCGGCAACCCTGACTTCTTCAAGCCGCTACTCATCCTGCAGGACATTTGGAAGAACGCGGGTTGGGGGACGATCCTGTTTCTTGCGGCCCTAGGTGGTATCGACGAAGGGCTGTACCAGGCTGCCGCCGTCGACGGCGCATCCCGATGGCGTCAACTGTGGCACGTTACGCTGCCCGGTATCCGTTCCGTCGTAATTCTCATTCTCATCCTCAGGATCGGCGACATTCTCACGGTCGGCTTTGAGCAGATCATCCTGCAGCAGCAGGCGGTCGGTCGGGACGTGTCGGAAGTGCTCGACACGTACGTGTACAACAACGGGATCCTCGGTGGAGATTGGGGAACGTCGGCCGCCGTCGGGCTCGTCAAGGGGGTCATCGGCGTCGGCCTCGTGCTACTCGCCAACAAGCTCGCGCACATGTTCGGAGAAGCTGGCATCTATCGGAAGGCCCAAAGATGA
- a CDS encoding carbohydrate ABC transporter permease: MSVMERGHAHTGPEAATTRSPKRGRRSGGLYVGYRSHWAAEGAKMLALGLCCLVVLGPFAMVVATSLADPEQIARDGGMVLWPEVPTLEAYRAIFTGGQISGAIGVSAFVTIVGTAVALSVTSLLAYALSRRTMPFRGVLLGAVLLTMLFGVGIIPLYLTVKTFHLLDSLWSLIIPVSVSAFNVIVMRQFFQNLPDEISEAATIDGASELKIFTTIIVPLSKPIFAAIGLFYAVNFWNTFFSALLYINDQSKWPIQLILRQYLVNNAQVGLDEVAMAGEMPPAQPSLQMAILVVSLIPIVCVYPFLQKHFTKGMLTGAIKG, translated from the coding sequence ATGAGCGTGATGGAACGTGGCCACGCCCATACCGGTCCGGAGGCCGCGACAACGCGATCGCCAAAGCGCGGCCGACGCTCTGGAGGTCTCTACGTCGGCTACAGGTCGCACTGGGCGGCCGAGGGCGCCAAGATGCTGGCCCTGGGGCTGTGCTGCCTGGTGGTCCTGGGACCATTCGCCATGGTTGTGGCAACGTCTCTCGCTGACCCTGAACAGATCGCTCGTGACGGTGGCATGGTTCTTTGGCCGGAGGTCCCGACCCTGGAGGCATACCGTGCGATCTTCACCGGTGGTCAGATCAGTGGAGCGATCGGCGTATCCGCTTTCGTCACCATTGTCGGCACTGCGGTCGCGCTCTCCGTTACCTCGCTCTTGGCCTACGCGCTTTCGCGACGAACAATGCCTTTCCGGGGGGTTCTCCTTGGAGCGGTCCTACTCACGATGCTGTTCGGCGTTGGAATCATTCCGCTCTATCTCACGGTGAAGACGTTCCACCTGCTCGACTCTCTGTGGTCCCTGATAATCCCAGTTAGCGTCTCTGCGTTCAATGTGATCGTCATGCGCCAGTTCTTCCAGAACCTGCCTGATGAGATATCTGAAGCCGCAACGATCGACGGCGCTTCCGAATTGAAGATATTCACTACTATCATTGTGCCGCTCTCCAAGCCGATCTTCGCCGCCATCGGGCTCTTCTATGCCGTCAACTTCTGGAACACGTTCTTCTCCGCATTATTGTACATCAACGACCAGAGTAAGTGGCCCATTCAACTAATCCTACGTCAATACCTTGTGAACAACGCACAGGTTGGCTTGGATGAAGTCGCGATGGCGGGTGAGATGCCGCCCGCCCAGCCGTCACTCCAAATGGCGATCTTGGTCGTTTCGCTTATCCCGATCGTGTGCGTCTATCCATTCCTTCAGAAGCACTTCACGAAGGGGATGCTGACCGGTGCGATCAAGGGCTGA
- a CDS encoding NAD-dependent epimerase/dehydratase family protein: MLVTGAGGTLGGDVVGLLAALGAHVIALSTTWRRPSVAAEAVTADAADADAVRSACAGVDAVVHMAAIPGTDLADPFLGYTTNTASTFNVLQQAGEHDIQRAVVASSINAFGVPANHREMLPAYYPIDENVPRALDDWYSLSKASDELTTEMAASQFAMTVIALRFPLTTLPSRVRALAEPHQQRHVREGWSYLDRRDAAVAVAHALVVDLTGAHIIGLAASDTYRSEDTEQLLDCYAPRVPRRRRFEGRESLIDTSRAENLLRFRPRHRWTDPDPPTIP; the protein is encoded by the coding sequence ATTCTTGTGACCGGAGCGGGAGGAACGCTAGGGGGTGACGTTGTGGGGCTGCTGGCTGCGCTTGGTGCGCATGTCATCGCCCTCTCGACTACCTGGCGGCGGCCTTCTGTAGCCGCTGAAGCCGTCACCGCGGATGCTGCAGATGCTGACGCGGTTCGCTCGGCGTGTGCGGGCGTGGATGCAGTTGTTCATATGGCCGCAATTCCTGGAACGGACCTCGCGGACCCGTTCCTGGGCTACACCACCAACACAGCGAGTACCTTCAACGTTCTTCAGCAGGCAGGCGAGCATGATATTCAGAGGGCCGTCGTGGCCAGCAGCATCAACGCCTTCGGTGTGCCTGCGAACCATCGTGAAATGCTCCCGGCGTACTACCCAATTGACGAGAATGTCCCCAGAGCTCTAGACGACTGGTATTCGCTGTCGAAGGCCAGCGATGAGCTCACGACCGAGATGGCTGCTAGCCAGTTCGCCATGACGGTGATCGCACTGAGGTTCCCGCTCACCACCCTCCCATCGAGGGTTCGCGCCCTCGCTGAGCCGCACCAGCAACGCCACGTCAGAGAAGGTTGGTCTTACCTTGATCGTCGAGATGCCGCGGTCGCCGTGGCTCACGCGCTCGTGGTCGATCTGACTGGGGCACACATCATTGGCTTGGCTGCCTCGGATACCTATCGCAGCGAAGACACCGAGCAACTGCTCGATTGCTACGCCCCCAGGGTGCCCCGCCGACGCCGATTCGAGGGCCGCGAGTCCCTGATCGACACCTCCCGTGCCGAGAACCTGCTCCGTTTCAGACCACGTCATCGCTGGACCGACCCCGACCCGCCCACCATCCCTTGA
- a CDS encoding enolase C-terminal domain-like protein: MPDDVRITGVRTIVTAPYGIPLVVVRVDTSEPGLYGLGCATFTQRWKAVVTYVEEHLARLVIGRYPGDIGDLVRLAKFSSYWREGAVGNNAISGLDEALWDIAGKRAGRPVHELLGGKVRAAADCYVHSFGLDIEQAVSHALEKAEAGWRYVRIQVSQPGAGSYGSSPLGGVTSASAPYPHGWRVSEYLRLVPRLFEQARKVLGDDVELLHDVHSRLYPKQAVTLARSLEAFNLYFLEDVLPPEHWDALPEVRSASPIPLAVGELTTSVTDAARLIMNGAVDLIRCHISAIGGLTPARKLAAVAELAGVRTAWHAPGDTSPVGVAASVALDVTSPTFGIQECHEFDELTQEVFPGTIVPQQGWLAPNEAPGWGIDLDESLALRFPPNLSPFDSWAAGVRSLDGGLLAP, from the coding sequence GTGCCCGACGACGTCCGGATCACAGGGGTGAGGACCATCGTTACGGCACCCTATGGCATCCCTCTCGTAGTCGTTCGCGTGGATACGAGCGAACCGGGCTTGTACGGACTTGGGTGTGCGACGTTCACTCAGCGGTGGAAGGCGGTAGTCACCTACGTCGAAGAACACCTGGCACGGCTGGTGATCGGTCGCTACCCAGGGGACATCGGCGATCTCGTGAGGCTCGCAAAGTTCTCCTCCTATTGGCGCGAGGGCGCCGTCGGAAACAATGCAATCTCGGGCCTAGACGAGGCACTCTGGGACATCGCGGGGAAGCGCGCGGGACGACCGGTCCATGAACTTCTCGGAGGAAAGGTACGTGCTGCCGCCGACTGCTACGTGCACAGCTTTGGCCTGGACATCGAACAAGCTGTCTCGCACGCACTCGAGAAGGCAGAAGCCGGATGGCGCTACGTTCGGATCCAGGTCTCGCAGCCTGGTGCAGGTAGCTATGGATCCTCTCCGCTCGGAGGAGTCACAAGTGCATCCGCTCCCTACCCGCATGGGTGGCGGGTCTCGGAGTACCTGCGCCTCGTTCCGCGCCTCTTCGAGCAGGCGAGGAAGGTGCTGGGCGACGACGTCGAACTGCTGCACGACGTGCACTCACGGCTCTATCCGAAACAGGCCGTCACACTCGCACGATCGCTCGAGGCCTTCAATCTGTACTTCCTAGAGGACGTGCTTCCCCCTGAGCACTGGGACGCTCTCCCGGAGGTGCGTTCCGCGTCTCCGATACCTCTCGCTGTCGGCGAACTCACCACCTCCGTGACAGATGCCGCCCGTCTAATCATGAACGGCGCCGTCGACCTGATCCGCTGCCACATCTCCGCGATCGGAGGCCTCACGCCTGCGCGGAAGCTCGCTGCCGTAGCTGAACTCGCAGGCGTCCGCACTGCCTGGCATGCGCCAGGCGACACGTCACCAGTCGGAGTCGCTGCGAGTGTCGCGCTCGACGTTACCAGTCCGACGTTCGGCATTCAGGAGTGTCACGAGTTCGATGAACTCACCCAGGAGGTCTTTCCCGGCACGATTGTCCCGCAGCAGGGATGGTTAGCGCCGAACGAAGCGCCGGGATGGGGGATAGACCTCGATGAGTCCTTAGCGCTGCGCTTTCCGCCGAACCTGTCGCCGTTCGACAGCTGGGCGGCGGGCGTGCGGAGTCTCGATGGCGGCCTGCTAGCACCGTGA
- a CDS encoding acetylxylan esterase: MPLFDKPLAQLHAYYPDIAEPDDFDDFWQATLSEARAYPLGLELSGRADTIRHIDVFDVTFSGFGGHPIKAWYARPAGVSADLPLVVSFVGYHGGRGYPWDHTTFPSAGYGYLRVDSRGQGWLRAAPGHTPDPVGHAPAAPGVMTRGLESPADYYYRRLYTDAARSIEAGRELPGVAKDAVVVAGGSQGGGIAIAAAAIVPDVAGLMTDVPFLQHIRRAVDIVGTAPYSELTDYLAAHRDAVDQAWRTISYFDGVNMAARGTAPSLWSVALMDTTCPPSTVYASYNRYGGEKQIEVYPYNGHEGGGSYHTGLKLKWLAERF, translated from the coding sequence ATGCCGCTCTTCGACAAACCCCTTGCGCAACTGCATGCCTACTACCCGGATATCGCAGAACCCGATGACTTCGACGACTTCTGGCAGGCGACTCTCTCTGAAGCCCGTGCGTACCCGCTGGGTCTCGAACTGTCGGGGCGCGCTGACACGATCCGTCATATCGATGTGTTCGACGTGACGTTCTCTGGCTTCGGCGGTCATCCGATCAAAGCCTGGTATGCCCGCCCGGCCGGCGTCAGCGCAGACCTGCCCCTCGTGGTCAGCTTCGTCGGCTATCACGGAGGAAGGGGGTATCCGTGGGATCACACCACCTTCCCGTCGGCAGGATACGGCTACTTGCGCGTCGACTCGCGGGGACAGGGATGGCTCCGGGCCGCCCCCGGGCATACGCCCGATCCCGTAGGACACGCACCAGCGGCCCCTGGGGTTATGACGCGTGGCCTTGAGAGTCCAGCCGACTACTACTACCGACGTCTCTATACAGACGCCGCGAGATCCATCGAAGCTGGTCGCGAACTACCGGGTGTCGCAAAGGATGCGGTTGTGGTCGCTGGCGGGAGCCAGGGGGGAGGTATTGCGATCGCTGCCGCAGCGATTGTTCCCGATGTAGCTGGCCTCATGACGGACGTTCCATTCCTGCAACATATCCGAAGAGCGGTTGATATAGTCGGCACAGCCCCCTACAGCGAATTGACCGATTATCTCGCTGCGCACCGAGACGCTGTCGACCAGGCTTGGCGCACAATTTCCTACTTCGACGGCGTAAACATGGCTGCCCGCGGCACCGCGCCGTCGCTCTGGTCTGTCGCGCTCATGGACACAACGTGCCCACCGTCCACCGTGTACGCATCGTACAACCGTTACGGCGGAGAGAAGCAGATAGAGGTATATCCATACAATGGGCACGAAGGAGGAGGCTCCTATCATACAGGGCTGAAGCTGAAATGGCTCGCCGAGCGATTCTGA
- a CDS encoding polysaccharide lyase 8 family protein yields the protein MLDDHEQSKGIARRTLFGGAILGAATFATFAELRPQGAAAAATFDEMRTAWVAQLIGAGIDPLDPDYAPTIAELDTSAAESIAEIDRTIGRTSVFTDYLLATDSANVRKTAKRLQIMATAYQVDGTTQYQQPSVLTDIIDGLQTLHDNAYYSGAAEYDNWYDWEIGAAQAINDTVVLLFADVPATLKADLVEAVDYFVPDPRYRTANQPVGPQLQTGANLIDSCRTVIIRGIIAEDGAKVAQGADALPAALGRVTHGDGFYADGGFIQHNHVPYHGGYGLALVKSAVMLLPMLSGTTWEITSPNIADLYDSIEIGFVPLVFGSQMMDIVRGRYVGLYGTSDHLTGHLVIEYMLRLAQGLEGTRAAHWRSICKGWIERDTFDVAIADGRVPLDVLPRIGLIRELMDDSTIVGAAEEVGHRTFGSMDRAVHRRPGWALAVAMSSQRISYYEWGPLGENNHGWFQGSGVTYLYDEQDSGQFADNYWATVNPYRLAGTTVDNRPAAKGDGGPYGAAVPTNAYAGGANRDGYGLAGQRTSGILTDMVASKSWFCLDDCIVALGSGITSSSGYVVETTVSNRNLHDSSTSPVIVDGAAQPETTPWAHTFTSPGWLHDGRHGYVFLDASHSFTLKLAREQRTGYWTDVHDAAEEIDPVTNHFVTSWIDHGSNPVGESYAYALYPGAAPGSMAATAAATDIEIISDTSDLHAMRHAGTGIVMANFFVAGRFDITATMAAAAYAPAAFYFRQVGGAISIAISDPTHLSESVRVNLWKCPIISSAGDPTVTVTTSSLTTSIIVDTSAKDGASHLVQLAT from the coding sequence ATGCTAGACGATCATGAACAATCGAAGGGGATCGCGCGCAGAACTCTGTTCGGCGGAGCGATACTGGGAGCTGCTACATTCGCTACGTTCGCCGAATTGCGGCCCCAGGGTGCCGCCGCAGCAGCTACGTTTGACGAAATGCGCACCGCGTGGGTGGCCCAACTAATTGGGGCGGGCATAGACCCACTCGATCCCGACTATGCGCCGACGATCGCAGAGCTCGATACGTCGGCTGCGGAGTCGATCGCAGAGATCGACCGTACAATCGGCCGCACGAGTGTCTTCACCGATTACCTCCTTGCGACTGATTCTGCGAACGTCCGTAAAACAGCAAAGCGGCTGCAAATAATGGCTACGGCCTATCAGGTTGACGGCACAACACAATATCAGCAGCCCTCTGTCCTGACGGATATCATCGACGGACTACAGACCTTGCACGACAACGCCTATTACTCCGGCGCTGCGGAATACGATAACTGGTACGATTGGGAGATCGGTGCGGCCCAGGCGATCAATGACACCGTGGTTCTCCTGTTCGCCGACGTGCCGGCAACGTTGAAAGCCGACCTGGTGGAAGCGGTCGACTATTTCGTCCCGGATCCCCGCTACCGCACGGCGAATCAGCCGGTCGGACCGCAACTCCAGACGGGCGCGAACCTCATCGACAGTTGCCGGACCGTCATTATTCGAGGAATCATCGCCGAAGATGGGGCGAAGGTTGCGCAAGGAGCGGACGCCCTGCCAGCTGCGCTCGGGAGGGTGACCCACGGCGACGGCTTCTACGCCGACGGTGGCTTCATCCAGCACAACCACGTCCCATATCACGGCGGCTACGGTCTCGCCTTGGTGAAGAGTGCTGTGATGCTCCTTCCGATGCTCTCCGGCACCACCTGGGAGATTACCAGCCCGAACATCGCAGATTTGTATGACTCGATCGAGATCGGTTTCGTCCCGTTGGTCTTCGGTTCGCAGATGATGGACATCGTGCGTGGGCGCTACGTCGGCTTGTACGGAACTTCCGATCACCTCACCGGCCACCTCGTAATCGAGTACATGCTTCGGCTCGCTCAAGGGCTCGAAGGGACTCGTGCGGCGCATTGGCGGTCAATCTGCAAGGGATGGATCGAACGCGACACGTTCGATGTTGCCATCGCCGACGGTCGTGTGCCGCTCGATGTTCTCCCACGAATCGGATTAATCCGCGAGTTGATGGATGATTCGACAATCGTCGGGGCTGCCGAGGAAGTCGGACACAGAACGTTCGGAAGCATGGACCGTGCGGTTCATCGGCGGCCCGGTTGGGCCCTGGCGGTGGCGATGAGCAGCCAACGCATTTCCTACTACGAGTGGGGCCCGTTGGGTGAGAATAATCACGGCTGGTTCCAGGGCTCGGGGGTGACCTATCTATACGACGAACAAGATTCGGGGCAGTTCGCGGACAACTATTGGGCTACGGTAAATCCCTATAGGCTGGCGGGAACCACCGTGGACAACCGACCTGCCGCAAAGGGCGATGGCGGGCCCTACGGTGCAGCTGTCCCAACGAACGCTTACGCCGGTGGTGCCAATCGGGACGGGTATGGACTGGCTGGACAGAGAACCTCGGGTATTCTTACCGACATGGTGGCGAGCAAGTCGTGGTTCTGCCTGGACGACTGCATAGTGGCCTTGGGATCCGGCATCACCAGCTCCAGCGGCTACGTCGTTGAGACCACCGTTTCTAACCGCAACTTGCATGACAGCAGCACGTCTCCGGTGATCGTCGATGGGGCCGCCCAGCCAGAAACCACTCCGTGGGCGCATACGTTCACGAGTCCCGGTTGGCTGCACGACGGGCGCCACGGATATGTATTCCTCGACGCCTCCCATTCCTTCACGCTCAAACTGGCAAGGGAGCAGCGCACTGGGTACTGGACCGATGTCCACGATGCTGCTGAGGAGATCGACCCGGTGACGAATCATTTCGTCACGTCCTGGATCGATCACGGGAGCAATCCGGTCGGTGAATCGTACGCGTATGCGCTGTACCCCGGCGCGGCGCCAGGATCGATGGCTGCGACAGCCGCCGCCACCGATATCGAGATCATCTCCGATACCTCCGATCTGCACGCGATGCGTCACGCTGGAACGGGTATTGTGATGGCGAACTTCTTCGTGGCGGGCCGGTTCGACATCACTGCGACCATGGCTGCAGCGGCGTATGCTCCAGCTGCGTTCTACTTCCGCCAGGTTGGCGGAGCCATCTCTATCGCGATCTCCGACCCGACGCACCTGAGTGAATCGGTTCGGGTTAACCTTTGGAAGTGTCCGATCATCTCTTCCGCCGGCGACCCGACGGTGACCGTGACGACCAGTTCGCTAACCACATCGATCATCGTGGATACCTCGGCCAAGGACGGAGCCTCCCATCTCGTTCAGCTCGCGACATGA
- a CDS encoding DUF6262 family protein has protein sequence MTAPTLNQIERACADLTRDKHPITIAAVASRAGISRSTIYRNPELRATIEHHRQTPPDGSITAITDELATLRQAVQTLADTVRHHDTQLRRLTRG, from the coding sequence ATGACTGCCCCCACGCTGAACCAGATCGAACGAGCCTGCGCCGACCTCACCCGCGACAAACACCCCATCACGATCGCCGCGGTCGCATCCCGCGCGGGCATCTCCCGGTCCACGATCTACCGCAACCCTGAGCTCCGCGCCACCATCGAGCACCACCGGCAAACCCCGCCGGACGGCAGCATCACCGCGATCACCGACGAGCTCGCCACCCTCCGCCAGGCCGTCCAGACCCTCGCCGACACCGTTCGACACCACGACACCCAGCTCCGCCGACTCACCCGCGGATAA